From the uncultured Methanomethylovorans sp. genome, the window CAACCGAATAAAGCTCGGTACTGGTGTCACCAACCCCTACACCAGAAATATAGCAGTAACTGCATCAAGCATTGCCTCCATCAACGAGATATCAGGTGGACGTGCTATTCTTGGCCTTGGCCCAGGCGATAAAGCAACATTTGATGCAATGGGCATCTCATGGGATAAACCTCTTACCACCACAAAAGAAAGCATTCAGGCCCTGCGTACTTTCTTTGAAGGCAAGAAGGTTAGCATGAGCGGTGAAGCTATTAAGTTCAGCGGCGCAAAGATGGCATTTAAGGCAGGCAATGTACCTGTCTATATGGGTGCACAGGGCCCTAAGATGCTGGAACTTGCCGGAGAGGTAGCAGATGGAGTATTGATCAATGCTTCTCACCCCAGAGACTTCGAAGAAGCCGTGAAGCAAATTGCTTCTGGTGCACAGAAGGCTGGCCGCAACCCCAAGGATGTAGATGTTGCAGCTTATGCATGTTTCTCTATTGATAAGGATGCAGCAAAGGCAGTAAACGCTGCAAAAGTAGTTGTTGCATTCATAGTTGCCGGTTCCCCAGACCTGGTTCTTCAGCGCCACGGTATTGATGTAGCCTCAAAGGCAGCTATCGGAGGGGCTATTGCAAAAGGCGATTTCGGTGCCCTAATGGGCGGTATGGTTACCCCTCAGATGATAGATGCGTTCTCTATATGTGGTACACCTGACGACTGCAAGACAAGGATCAATGAACTCCTGGACATAGGCGTTACACAGATCGTTGCTGGCTCTCCGATAGGTCCGGACAAAGAGAAAGCAATAAAGCTCATCGGTAAGGAAATAATCGGATAATTAGGAGGATCTGGATGGTTCATCCAAAGATCTTAGAGGTCATTGAACATGACGTCTGTACTGCTTGTGGGGCATGCGCATCAGCATGCCCTGCCGGTGCTATAATTGTTGACACGAGAGCAGAAGTGCGAGACCCTGACAATCTCGAGTTGTATGAGAAAGGTGCAGCACCTAATGTGTGTGAAGGCTGTTTCACATGTGGAAGGGTTTGCCCTGTAATTGATGGGTATCACGAAGATGAATTTGCCAACGTGAAGGCCTTCTTTGGTGCAAAGAGTCCCATTGCAGGTCAGGATGGAGGTGTAACTTCTCTTATCATCAAAGAGCTGCTCAGAAAAGGTGAGATTGACTGTGTGGTTGGTATCTCCCGAAATGAGAAATGGGAAACAGAACTTGTTCTCATGACAAAGCCCGAGGATGTAGATCAGACACCCGGTACCAAGTATACTTACGATTCAGTATTGCAGGCATTAAAAGAGCCCTTTGCAAAATATGATAAGATAGCCGTTGTGGGTGTTCCCTGCCAGGCTCATGGAGCTCGTCTGATTTCAGAGAATGTCAATGATAAGATAGTTGTTATACTGGGTTTGTTCTGTATGGAAAGTTTCTATCATGATGTAATGCTCAATAAGATAATTCCTGACATAATGAATCTTAAGATCGAAGATGTTGTGAAAATGAATTTCACAAAAGGCAAGTTTTGGTGTCATACAAAGGATGGCCAAGAGCACAGTGTTAAAATCCCCGATGTTGCACCGCATGCAAGGCACCCATGCCACCACTGCTGCGACTACACATCTGTGTCTGCAGATATATCCTTAGGTTCTGTAGGTACTCCGGACGGCTGGAACTCTTTGCTTATACGCACCGATGTGGGTCAGAAATACTTCGATATTGTTAAGGATACGCTGGAGATAATGGAAACCCCTGCTCCTCCTGGACTTGATCTTGTAAAGAAACTGACAAAAATGAAACATGATGCCAACTCAGGCCATTATCTTGAAGTCTGTGAGAAATTCTCATTTGACGATTGTGGCATACGTTGAACAGTTGTGATATATGCACATGAAAAGAGCTTTCTATATAGGGCGTTTTCAACCGTTCCATCTTGGGCACTATTCCACCATTTGCACTATTGCAGAGGAGGTGGATGAGCTGGTAATAGGTATCGGCAGTGCCCAGAAGAGTCATGACCCTGAAAATCCGTTTACTGCGGGTGAAAGGGTTATGATGATAAAACATGCTTTGGAAGATTCGGATGTGAAACATTATGCAATACCTATTGAAGATCTGCAGCGTAATGCTGTATGGGTATCGCACATTGTTTCCATGTCTCCTCCCTTTGATGTAGTGTATTCTAATAATCCTCTTGTGATCCAGCTTTTCAGGGAATCTAATATGAATGTGATGCAGCCTCCCATGTTCAACAGAAAAGGCTACTCTGGAACAGAGATCCGCAAAAAGATGCTTGAAGGCGATGAGTGGCGGCAACTTGTGCCAACTGCTGTAGCTGATGTCATAGACGAGATCGATGGCGTCACAAGGCTTCGCAATGTTTCCACAAAAGACATGGAATAAGTTTAATCTCTATATTTTTCATTACACTTAATAATTGTTTGAAACAAATGCCATATTCACAGCCGCATCTTTTATGAACTGCTGTCTCTATTTATATACAGGTTTATTTTTATCTATAGGAGGTAACGATATGGCAGAGAAGGGAAAACCGCCAGTATTCTGTGAAAAGTATTGCATCATATGTAAAGGAGCAAGAGCAGGTAATGGCATATGCAAGGCTCTACAGAACCTGGAATTGAAGATTTTTGGTAAAACAGGCTGTATTTGGGGTAAAGCGAGGACCAAATTCTATGGGGTCACGCCGGACCGGAAAATACCGGAAAAATCTAAGAAAAAATGAGATTCTAATATCACATTTTTTTGATTATATGCGGCTGCCGGGATTCGAACCCGGGTTCTAGGCTTGGGAAGCCCAGGTCATAGCCACTAAACCACAGCCGCATAATGAAAATAGCAAAAAATATAAGACTTCTTTGATTATAGAGTTTGTGGTGTTAGCCGATTACCTTATTTCAGGCTGTCAGGTTCAATTCCTGCAACATCATGGATAAAAGACGATCTCTAAGAATATCTCTATCTTCATAAGTTGTTTTGAACTCTACACTAATCTTAATTCCATCGCTATCACTGTTGAGATTGAATGTAGGGTCTGTACCCTTCACTCCTTTTCCTTTCTCTCTTATTATTTCAAGTCTGTCAATGATATCAGATGAAATGTTTTCCAAATATAGTTCAAATTCAGCAAAGAACTTGTCACTACCATAGTTTCTAATGGGTTTTTCAATGAAAACCCTGTTAGGTATTTTTGTGTAGTCTGCATATGTATGAGGGGATGCATCAACTACTACGTAGAACATACCTATATGCTTGACCTGTCCTTCCTGCCCAGCTACATTTATATAGTCTCCGATCTTGAATGGCTTCTTGGTTAACAGCATGAACCATATTATATAGGATAGTACAACTTCTCTTATAGCAAATGCAAAACCAGTGGCACTGAGACCTAAAAACAGGGCTACGTTCTGTATCCCTATGCCCATCTCGAGAAAAACGATTACTGTGGCCAATACGTATATTAAAAATATGTATAACTTGCTCAGCAGGATCCTCTCTTCCTGTTGTCCAATGCCTTCAAATTTTTCCATAATGAAGTTAATTGTCAGCCTTATGAACAGTGTAGCTCCCCCAAAGGAGAGCAGGACCACAATTATACCTTCCAATATTTTTAGCAATACCTCAGATACGGGAATCATGTCCTGCCGTCCGGCCATATCGACCGCTATTATTGGAAATATCACTATCAAAAAGAACAGTATCGCCTTATTGAGTTGTTCGTGGGCGAATTTCATCTTTACTTGATTTAATTTTTCTCTGGATGGCCGGAGAATTGAGTCTTTATCCATTGTTGTACCCCTGATATGGTCTATATTATTCACTGATATTTATAATATCTTTAGCAAGGGGACAAACTTAATGCACGTATTTTATGACTGAGCCATATCCTCTGCTTCATACTTGTTAATTATACTCTGGAAGGAGTCAACTACATATTGCAGGTTCTCCCTGCCCACCTGGAAACTGCTCAGTTTGAAGTATTTGGTGAGGCCTGACTTGATCCCATGTATGTTCCGTTCCTTTAGTTCCCTGTACAGGAAGTACCTTCCTTTCTTTGCCTTTTGGGATATTTCATAGAAAACCGGTGCTTCAAAGAACATCAGATCATGGTTATGTGGGTTCTGTCCTTTTTGGATTATTCCCATCTCTTCCAGTTTAGCCGAGAACCAGCGAGCATTCTGTACTTCCTGATCCCAGTTGTTCACTCGTCGTACTACATGAGGGAAAGAGGCTATCATGGTCATAATGGTCGCACCTCTGGCAGTGCATCCCAATAGTTCTATTTCCTTGTTCTTGTTGGTAGGCGACTTCCTAAATACAATGTCGGAATATTCCGCACTGACGCCCAGCAAGCCAATAGGTCCCGATGAAGCCATAGATTTATGGCCGCTGCCTGCAACAAAGTCAGCCCCTAGCTTTTTTGCATCCACAGGCATCCTGCCTACCGCGTATGCACCATTTAGAAGCAGTGGTACATCGTAGTCATGGCAGATCTTAGAAATACGTTGCACGCCAGTGATATTCCCATAATTTCCGTCAGGATAGGTTACCAGAGCCAAAGCCGGTGATTTACCTGTTTCCTTTATTACTTCTTCAATAGCTGTGGCATATCCTTCTACATCTGTCATATATTCCGGACTGCCACTATGAGGTACTTTCTTTATGTTAAGCCGGGCACGCTGAGCGGCAACTACGGATGAATAGTGTGCAACTTCGTCCATCACCACATAATCTCCTTCCTGTGCAATGGAGTGCATTACCGCAAACTTTGCTTCCCTTGCTCCATGTGTGATCCTCACAGCATCTACATTCAAGAATTCTGGCAGTGCACTATGTACGAATTCTTCTATTGGTGGCTTTTTTATAAGGTCCAGCACACCACCACAGAAGTCGCAGACTGAATATCCATCTCCCCACTCAAGCAAGGCTTGCCTGGCATCCTCAGTTAACTTGCCTGCTGTCTGCAAGGGGTCTATGTTGATCGCATCTTTAGGTTCACGCGGAATAAATCCGAACTTCTTTAGTGCTGCTTCATCAAGTACCATTGTATGCCCTCTGTTTTCAAAGAAGTTTTTAACTCAATATGTATAGTATCAATATTCCCTATGGGGGATTTCGAAAAACCCCGGTATTTGAACTTATCTTATCTCATTTATAAACAATGGCCGGAAGCAATAGGTTTATCAAAATCCTCTATGATTTAACTGTAAATTTTTTTCATCAACCATGCCATATTTTGTCCCAGGGTTCGCATTGTACGGATGCCTTCTTCATCTTTTTGTACATCTCCCGGAACACCTCCAACACCTATGTTCCAGTAGCTTGAACCTGGTATGATCATTTGACTGATGGTAAAGAAATTGTTCATGGTGGTGAAAGCATGGAGCGAACCTGCCCTGCGTACTGCTACTACAGATGCACCTACTTTACGTTTGAGCAGATCACCATTGGCTTTTGATACAAAGCCAGCTCTGTCTATAAGAGCTTTCATTTCTGTAGTTATGTCGGTAAAGTATGTGGGAGAAGCTAGGATAATGCCATCTGCATCTACCATTTTCCTGATGCATTCATTGACGAAATCATCATCAAAAATGCATTTCATATCCTTATTCTGGTAGCATTTCATGCATGCAGTACATCCTATGGTCCTTTTTCCTCCAATATACACAAGTTCGGTTTCAATTCCTTCTTTTTCCAGTTCTTCAAAGACATATTTTATGAGCGTTGCAGTGTTGCCTTCTTTTCTTGGACTACCGTTAAATGCCACCACTTTCATGATATTTCATCTCCTAATTCGTTTGACTACTTGCTTACAGATCACCAAGCAATTCAAATTGATAAATAGCGAATATCAATGCTAAATATTAGAAAAGAACAAATGTCGTGGAAATTATTATACTTCCACGGCTTTGCCAAAAACGCTAAGGAACTCTTCACATCGTGAAGCAAGTACTTCTGCAGCTTCTTTTATAATTATTATCGGATCTGTGCCATCTGTTTTTATATATAGTATTGGTTCACTTATAGACACATGTTTCATGTCATAAGAAGCAGTATGTATTCTTGCGTCTTCCAGTAACACAGATTTCAGCATATTAAGAAGAGTATGCGTCTCGCCTTTTATTTCAAGGTGCATCTCATCTTCTGTCTTGTCTATGATTTTTAGTTCCATGGACTTCACCCATATAACCTACATTTCTATTTTATACAATTCCAGTTCCGTAATCAGATGAAAGTTTACGTCTTTCCACTCTTCCACATTCTGGGCATTTAAGTTTGTTATCGTCCTTAACCATAACAGTACGGCAGTTGGAGCACTGAGCTTTCATTACGCCAAGTTCCTTCTCTGCGGTACTAAGCCGCATGTTCTCAGTGTTCAGAACCTTTGCTTTAATTATATCTCCTACCGCAAATTCCTCGTCTAGTCTCTTGCAGTAGGAATCTTTAACATTTGATACATGCACGGCAGCAGTTCCTACTTTCTTGAATTCACGCTCTCCTTCACCTTTTATGGCAGCGATCTCAACAAGAGCGACACTTTCTCTAAGTCCTATTATGGCACCAATTACAATATTACCAATGGCAATAGACGGTGGATACTTGGTGCTTGGTACGACAGATATAATGCGTGATTTCTTATTTACTTTCAAAACACCCGTAGAGGCGGCATGGATATCTGCAACATGCAGGAACGTCCCTACACCTGGACTAAACTCTTCAGTCGTACCAATAATCTCTCCAGGCATAACAAAAACCATTTCCCCTTCATCCATGTTCTCTTCCTCTTTCTCTTTCTTCGAAGGCTTTACACTGCTGCGTCTAGGCGCTTTGACAACTCTAGTTGCCTCCACTCTCTTTTCCTCGGTCACCTTTTGATCCATTTTTTCTGGCAACCGTATACTTTCTGATTCCTCGCCTGAGCCTTTAATCATCCTGCGTGAAACCTTTTTTCTATTCCTTATCCGAATAAGAATCCCTCATGATGAAATTAGATTGATATAATTGAACGCCAGTTTGCAAGACATATGTTTCCCGCTATATAAAGCAGTTGCAAACTTGGGCAGATTATATGCTGCCATCACACCGGACTATCCGGTAGATCTCAACCTTAACCAATTCTACATCTTTTTTATGAAATTTAAATGTTCGTTTTATAGGAAAACCGGTTTCATACCAATCACTAATAGTTGCAGGTTCTATGAAACTCTTAATGAATCTGTAACTTCCGCAATTGTGTACAGAATATGTCACATCTGCAACTCTCAGGGCTGTCGAAAGGAAAGGCCTATCATTACCCTTGGACTGTGCTCCAAAAGGCGGATTCATTATAACAGTATCTGCATGTTCCGGTACACCCGAGATATCACATTGCACAAACTCCACATCAATTTCCATCATGGATGCGTTCTGTCTTGCTATCTCCAGAGCACTGGGGTCAAGATCAAAACCAACAACTTTCTCTGCACCTAAAAGCTTTGCACCAATGGCAAGGATACCGGTGCCACATCCTAGGTCATATACCGTACCTTGCAGATCGCCATGCATGAATGCAAAATGCAATACTTCTGCAGCTATGGGGGCGGGTGTAGCATATTGCTCAAGGTTGACATCGGGTTTTTCAAATCCCTTTACCTTTTCCAGCATAATTTCAAGTTTTCTCTGCTTCATTTTATGACCTGCAATTTTCAGGTTGTGATCTCATCAAATACCAAATCTTCCCATTCTTTCTCGCCAAGCACTATCTCAAGTTCCGGGGGAGTAAGCATTGGAGCATTGAAGCGGCCAACTTCATCAATAGCAAGCCTTGGACATGCAGTGTTTACAAAAGCATCCACTTTGAACTGTAGTAACTGGTCAGGGGTCACAAGATCCATCATTATAATATGGGCATCTTTACCATGCTTACGTGCCATTTCCTGCAACTTCAGGGCAAGTGTCATACGTTTCTGTCCGGGTTTAGAACATACGATTATTCCAAAAAGATTAGCATCCAGGGATTTTCCAATGACGGCACTGCGTTGTTTAAGGACCTTTGAAATGTCCAGTTCTCTTATCTCATTTACAAAGGGGTCAGCTATTAGAACTCTTCTTCCTGTAGATAATGCCACACCCATGGGGTGGAAATAACCACTGCCTATATACAGATATTCATCACACAGCTCAGTCCTTGCTGAGGAAAAATTACATCCTAGTACCTGTCCAGGGTATGCTATTTTTGCATCTCCCTTTCCGATTACGCACACTTTGCCATGGGATTGCAAAATTTCACATGCTTTCAGAAGCTTATGCACATGCTGAACCGTGGTAATGAGGCCGATCCTCTGACCCTTAAGCATTTCTAGAGACTTATTCACCACTTCCTCTACTCCAGCATTGGACCTGACCTCAATGAAATACACATTTCTTACATAACTGCTGTCATCAAGCACAGCATGTCCAAAATGGAACAGTATATCCACCTGACGTACAAGATCAACATCCACATCACATGCCCCAAAACATGGATTACCGGATATCAATATCTGCGCATTTGTTTCTTCTTCGATCTCGCGAGCTATTCCTGTAGCTCTGCGCTTAAAGCCCTCAGGGAACTGTAAGCCCACTATCTTTGCATTTGTATCTCTTATTATGCTAATTATCCTTGCTATCTGGAAATCAAATGCCTCAGTGTCTGCCAACCTAGTCCTCCAGTATATGCACACCATGCTCATCTACATCTATGCGCACAAGTGTTGTCACTTCTATGCCTTCTTTTCGAAGAGTTTCAATCCCTTCTCCGCGTTCAATGACAACAAAGATACCTGCAATTATGGCTCCAATATTCTTCAGTGCCTTTACCAGCGCCAACAAAGTACCGCCTGTACTGATCACGTCATCAATAATGAGTACTCTGTCACCTTTTTTTATTCCATTAATGTACAGTTCACCTTTAGAATAACCAGTATTCTGAGAAAGGAGCACCTCTCCATCCAATTCGTACTTCCTTTTACGGACAATAGCAAAAGGTATATCGGTCATCAAAGAGACGGTGGTAGCCAGCGGAATGCCCATAGCTTCAATGGTTAGTATTCTGTCCACATCCAGATCCGCTCTTTCCATAATGAACTCAGCTATCTCTTCTAGAAGTTCCGGTTCAAGTGCAGGAACTCCATCAGAGATAGGATGGATAAAATAACTATAATCTCCCCTTTTCACTATGGGAATGCCTTTGAATGAATTTTGTAATATCTCTAGCATCTGAAATACCCCTTAATTAGATTGCCACATATATGTATACACCTATAAAAGAGTCTACACAGGAAAATGAGGCATTGTTTGAAATGTTATTATTCAAGTGGAAATCTTATCTAACAACCTCAATAGTCTAAAGTATCTATCACAAATCTGGCAAGAGCCGTACCTTTCTCCACATTTTTCATCAGCGTATCTGCAATAAGTATTTTGCATGCAGCATCCTTGAGAGCAGATATGCCGTAAGTATCCCTTTCATCCAATATCATTATGTCGAGGATATCTCCGTAACAATCGACAACACCGGCAGAGGATACCTCTAAACCTCTTGCAGCCATCAACTTTCCTGCAGGGCCGCTTACTGGTTCCTTTCCAATAATAGGGCTTACTGCGATAACAGTTTTCTTTCTCAATATTTCTCTCATCCGTTTCAGGGCAAGTATAGGTCCGATGCTTGTGATGGGGTTACTGGGTCCTATAAGCACATATTCTTCCTTTTCCAGTGCTTCAAGGACAGCAGGTGAAATGGTAGCTTTTTCTATGTCTTCCTGAACCACTTCTATAACTTCAGGTTTACCATGCTCCTTTATCCAGAATTCCTGGAAATGCATTTTCCCAGCAGGTGTTGTCACCATCGTCTTCACAGGGTCATCTGACATGGGTAGTATCTTTGAGCGTATGCCAAAAGCTCTTGCAAGTTCCAGTGTTGCTTCTGTGAGAGAATAACCTGCTCTTAAAAGGTCAGAACGCATGATATTTGTAGCACGGTCCTGGTCGCCAAGCATCATGGTTTCGTTATATCCTAGGGATCTGAGGGCCCCATAGGTCATGAAAGTATCATTTTTAATACCCCACCACTTAGCAATATCAAGTTTTCCGGAAAATAGGTATAGAACTGTATCTATGTCCGGTGTTACGAGGTTTCCTGATATCCACATGTCCTCTGCAGTATTCACAACAACAGTGATTTCCTCTTCAGGTAATATGCTCCTCAGTCCTTCAAGGAGCTTGGGAGTTCCGGTCCCACCGGAAAGTATGAGCATGTATGTCCTCGGATAGTCCTTATATAAATTAGTTATGATAGAGGAACAGCATTATAGGATGAGGGGATATTTAAACAATATGAATGTTGTTCGTGATCCTATTCACGGTTACATCGAACTCGATGAGCTTACGCTTTCTCTTATAGATACCCCTCCTATGCAGCGCCTGCGCAGAATAAGACAACTTGGGCTTTCAAACCTTGTGTATCCAGGTGCCAACCATACGCGTTTTGAGCATTCTCTGGGTGTAATGCATCTTGCGACCACTCTGACAAGGCAGATAGACTCAGTCTCCCAACAGGAGAAGGATGAACTAAGAGCTGCAGCCCTGCTACATGACATAGGGCATGGTCCCCTCTCTCATGTATCTGAGAGCTTTATAACGCAGTATACGCGCCAGAAACATGAAGATATACTTCACTTGCTGCGCAAGGGCGAGATTGCTGAAATATTGGAAAAACATGATCTAAATCCTACTATCATCCAGAATCATATCAAAGGCGAGACAGATTTGGGAAAGATCCTGAGCAGTGAGATCGATGTTGATCGTATGGATTATCTGGTAAGGGATTCATATTATACCGGGGTTGCATTCGGGTTGGTGGATCATGTGAGGCTGATTCATGAGATGCATTTCTATGAAGATAAGCTGGTAGTAGGTTCAGGCGGCGTAAAAGCTGCGGAATCTTTGCTTGTTTCCAGATTTCTCATGCATCCATCTGTTTACTATCATCATGTTTCACGTATAGCGGAAACAATGTGCATTCGGGCTATTGAGGAACTTATTCATAATAATGCGATCAATCCTACGGAACTGCGGCAGATGGATGATGCGCATCTATTACATATAATGCGTTCAAGTGATGGATATGCTCGTGACCTTACGCAACGCCTTGATGAACGCAGACTTTACAAGAGAGCTTTATATGTAGGTTTCGAGGAGGTTACAGAAGGCGTTTTGAAACACAGGGGCAACATACGCAGGATAGAGGCTGAAATAGCATCTATGGCTGGTATTGAACCCACAGATGTGCTCATAGATATACCTCGTTCTCCGGAGATCCCTGAACTTAAGGCACTTGTGAAGCTCAACGGCAAGATGGTAAGACTGGACGAGGCTTCTTATATAGTGGCTACTCTTGAGCAGGCTCACTGGGATAACTGGAAGATGGGTGTTTACACGCCAAAGGAGTTCCGTGAGAAAGTGGGGAAAGCTGCAAAGGAGTTCTTTGAGGTTAAGAAGACCACAAAGCAGTTCAGGCTCACGGAGCTGTGATCATGATCGAGATCAAAAAAGAAGTTGGAAGAGTGCAGCTTCTTCTAAAAGGCGAGTCTGTAGGCAAGGATTTGTTTTTTGTACTATCAGGGGGCAGAGAACACATAGGTGCGGTTGCGATGGGTATTTATGACAAGGAAAGTTGCCGTGCTTCATCTTCGGTGATCAGCGTACCTGGGCACAGGGAAGATGAAATTGCCCTGCAAGGAGCAAGAAAGGTTAGCGCTGTTACGCAGAGCACAACGGTATTTATGGTCGGTATTCACGTAGATACCATAACTGTTGATGAGATCCAAACCATTGTAAAGGCTTCCGATAAAATGATAGACGAGCTTATTGAGGTCATAAGATGAGCAAAATGGAAATAGTAGTTGGCATAAGTGGGGCATCAGGGTCTATTTACGGCATAAGGCTGCTTGAGATACTTTCCAGCATGGACATAGTCACGCAC encodes:
- a CDS encoding DNA-directed RNA polymerase subunit L — translated: MELKIIDKTEDEMHLEIKGETHTLLNMLKSVLLEDARIHTASYDMKHVSISEPILYIKTDGTDPIIIIKEAAEVLASRCEEFLSVFGKAVEV
- the cofD gene encoding 2-phospho-L-lactate transferase; protein product: MLILSGGTGTPKLLEGLRSILPEEEITVVVNTAEDMWISGNLVTPDIDTVLYLFSGKLDIAKWWGIKNDTFMTYGALRSLGYNETMMLGDQDRATNIMRSDLLRAGYSLTEATLELARAFGIRSKILPMSDDPVKTMVTTPAGKMHFQEFWIKEHGKPEVIEVVQEDIEKATISPAVLEALEKEEYVLIGPSNPITSIGPILALKRMREILRKKTVIAVSPIIGKEPVSGPAGKLMAARGLEVSSAGVVDCYGDILDIMILDERDTYGISALKDAACKILIADTLMKNVEKGTALARFVIDTLDY
- a CDS encoding METTL5 family protein gives rise to the protein MKQRKLEIMLEKVKGFEKPDVNLEQYATPAPIAAEVLHFAFMHGDLQGTVYDLGCGTGILAIGAKLLGAEKVVGFDLDPSALEIARQNASMMEIDVEFVQCDISGVPEHADTVIMNPPFGAQSKGNDRPFLSTALRVADVTYSVHNCGSYRFIKSFIEPATISDWYETGFPIKRTFKFHKKDVELVKVEIYRIVRCDGSI
- a CDS encoding mechanosensitive ion channel family protein, with amino-acid sequence MDKDSILRPSREKLNQVKMKFAHEQLNKAILFFLIVIFPIIAVDMAGRQDMIPVSEVLLKILEGIIVVLLSFGGATLFIRLTINFIMEKFEGIGQQEERILLSKLYIFLIYVLATVIVFLEMGIGIQNVALFLGLSATGFAFAIREVVLSYIIWFMLLTKKPFKIGDYINVAGQEGQVKHIGMFYVVVDASPHTYADYTKIPNRVFIEKPIRNYGSDKFFAEFELYLENISSDIIDRLEIIREKGKGVKGTDPTFNLNSDSDGIKISVEFKTTYEDRDILRDRLLSMMLQELNLTA
- a CDS encoding nicotinamide-nucleotide adenylyltransferase; amino-acid sequence: MHMKRAFYIGRFQPFHLGHYSTICTIAEEVDELVIGIGSAQKSHDPENPFTAGERVMMIKHALEDSDVKHYAIPIEDLQRNAVWVSHIVSMSPPFDVVYSNNPLVIQLFRESNMNVMQPPMFNRKGYSGTEIRKKMLEGDEWRQLVPTAVADVIDEIDGVTRLRNVSTKDME
- a CDS encoding flavodoxin family protein, with protein sequence MKVVAFNGSPRKEGNTATLIKYVFEELEKEGIETELVYIGGKRTIGCTACMKCYQNKDMKCIFDDDFVNECIRKMVDADGIILASPTYFTDITTEMKALIDRAGFVSKANGDLLKRKVGASVVAVRRAGSLHAFTTMNNFFTISQMIIPGSSYWNIGVGGVPGDVQKDEEGIRTMRTLGQNMAWLMKKIYS
- a CDS encoding exosome complex RNA-binding protein Csl4 produces the protein MDQKVTEEKRVEATRVVKAPRRSSVKPSKKEKEEENMDEGEMVFVMPGEIIGTTEEFSPGVGTFLHVADIHAASTGVLKVNKKSRIISVVPSTKYPPSIAIGNIVIGAIIGLRESVALVEIAAIKGEGEREFKKVGTAAVHVSNVKDSYCKRLDEEFAVGDIIKAKVLNTENMRLSTAEKELGVMKAQCSNCRTVMVKDDNKLKCPECGRVERRKLSSDYGTGIV
- the dph2 gene encoding diphthamide biosynthesis enzyme Dph2 produces the protein MADTEAFDFQIARIISIIRDTNAKIVGLQFPEGFKRRATGIAREIEEETNAQILISGNPCFGACDVDVDLVRQVDILFHFGHAVLDDSSYVRNVYFIEVRSNAGVEEVVNKSLEMLKGQRIGLITTVQHVHKLLKACEILQSHGKVCVIGKGDAKIAYPGQVLGCNFSSARTELCDEYLYIGSGYFHPMGVALSTGRRVLIADPFVNEIRELDISKVLKQRSAVIGKSLDANLFGIIVCSKPGQKRMTLALKLQEMARKHGKDAHIIMMDLVTPDQLLQFKVDAFVNTACPRLAIDEVGRFNAPMLTPPELEIVLGEKEWEDLVFDEITT
- the mer gene encoding 5,10-methylenetetrahydromethanopterin reductase — its product is MTFGIEFVPNDPVLKIAYYAKLAEDQGFDNVWITDHYNNRDVYSTLAVLAMNTNRIKLGTGVTNPYTRNIAVTASSIASINEISGGRAILGLGPGDKATFDAMGISWDKPLTTTKESIQALRTFFEGKKVSMSGEAIKFSGAKMAFKAGNVPVYMGAQGPKMLELAGEVADGVLINASHPRDFEEAVKQIASGAQKAGRNPKDVDVAAYACFSIDKDAAKAVNAAKVVVAFIVAGSPDLVLQRHGIDVASKAAIGGAIAKGDFGALMGGMVTPQMIDAFSICGTPDDCKTRINELLDIGVTQIVAGSPIGPDKEKAIKLIGKEIIG
- the pscS gene encoding O-phospho-L-seryl-tRNA:Cys-tRNA synthase, with protein sequence MVLDEAALKKFGFIPREPKDAINIDPLQTAGKLTEDARQALLEWGDGYSVCDFCGGVLDLIKKPPIEEFVHSALPEFLNVDAVRITHGAREAKFAVMHSIAQEGDYVVMDEVAHYSSVVAAQRARLNIKKVPHSGSPEYMTDVEGYATAIEEVIKETGKSPALALVTYPDGNYGNITGVQRISKICHDYDVPLLLNGAYAVGRMPVDAKKLGADFVAGSGHKSMASSGPIGLLGVSAEYSDIVFRKSPTNKNKEIELLGCTARGATIMTMIASFPHVVRRVNNWDQEVQNARWFSAKLEEMGIIQKGQNPHNHDLMFFEAPVFYEISQKAKKGRYFLYRELKERNIHGIKSGLTKYFKLSSFQVGRENLQYVVDSFQSIINKYEAEDMAQS
- the hpt gene encoding hypoxanthine/guanine phosphoribosyltransferase; translation: MLEILQNSFKGIPIVKRGDYSYFIHPISDGVPALEPELLEEIAEFIMERADLDVDRILTIEAMGIPLATTVSLMTDIPFAIVRKRKYELDGEVLLSQNTGYSKGELYINGIKKGDRVLIIDDVISTGGTLLALVKALKNIGAIIAGIFVVIERGEGIETLRKEGIEVTTLVRIDVDEHGVHILED
- the fpoF gene encoding F420H2 dehydrogenase subunit FpoF, translating into MVHPKILEVIEHDVCTACGACASACPAGAIIVDTRAEVRDPDNLELYEKGAAPNVCEGCFTCGRVCPVIDGYHEDEFANVKAFFGAKSPIAGQDGGVTSLIIKELLRKGEIDCVVGISRNEKWETELVLMTKPEDVDQTPGTKYTYDSVLQALKEPFAKYDKIAVVGVPCQAHGARLISENVNDKIVVILGLFCMESFYHDVMLNKIIPDIMNLKIEDVVKMNFTKGKFWCHTKDGQEHSVKIPDVAPHARHPCHHCCDYTSVSADISLGSVGTPDGWNSLLIRTDVGQKYFDIVKDTLEIMETPAPPGLDLVKKLTKMKHDANSGHYLEVCEKFSFDDCGIR